A region from the Camelus ferus isolate YT-003-E chromosome 1, BCGSAC_Cfer_1.0, whole genome shotgun sequence genome encodes:
- the LOC116664756 gene encoding keratin-associated protein 12-2-like — protein sequence MCHTSCSSGCPAACYVPSSGQASCCTARPCQASCYVPLTCKPAVCVPVSCRPVCLPVSCKPTVGVAPSCQSFVRVPVSYKQVVYVAPSCQSSGCYQPPCPTLVCRPTSCSTPSCL from the coding sequence ATGTGCCACACCAGCTGCTCCTCCGGCTGCCCGGCTGCCTGCTACGTGCCCAGCTCCGGCCAGGCGTCCTGCTGCACGGCCAGGCCCTGCCAGGCGTCCTGCTATGTGCCCCTGACCTGTAAGCCAGCTGTGTGCGTGCCCGTGAGCTGCAGGCCCGTGTGCCTGCCCGTGAGCTGCAAGCCCACCGTGGGTGTGGCCCCCTCCTGCCAGTCCTTTGTGCGTGTGCCCGTGAGCTACAAACAGGTCGTGTATGTGGCCCCCTCCTGCCAGTCCTCCGGGTGCTACcagcccccctgccccaccctggtcTGCAGACCCACCTCCTGTAGCACCCCCTCGTGCCTTTGA